Proteins encoded together in one Verrucomicrobiota bacterium window:
- the nuoK gene encoding NADH-quinone oxidoreductase subunit NuoK, producing MVLSLNSFLLVSGLLFGIGFFGVLLRRNALVIFMSLELMLNASILALVAFSRYNGIMDGNLFVFFIITVAAAEIAVGLAIIVALFRKRQSVMVEHLSSLKN from the coding sequence ATGGTTCTCAGTCTCAACTCCTTTTTGTTGGTTTCCGGACTCCTTTTTGGAATCGGTTTTTTCGGAGTGCTTTTGCGCCGGAATGCTCTTGTGATCTTCATGTCACTTGAGCTTATGCTCAACGCCTCGATTTTAGCTCTTGTCGCTTTCTCCCGCTACAACGGAATTATGGACGGCAACTTGTTCGTGTTTTTCATCATTACGGTTGCTGCCGCAGAAATCGCTGTCGGTCTCGCCATTATAGTCGCTCTGTTCCGGAAGCGGCAGTCCGTCATGGTCGAACATCTGAGTAGCCTTAAGAACTAA
- the nuoL gene encoding NADH-quinone oxidoreductase subunit L, which translates to MTISHLMVFILITPLLSAGLIALFFRDRGGIASYLSVAASGLVLIFSALVLLDAPVNSDPVGIEWLSLGGFTVSMGFLFDEHTALLLFVVSFVGFWIHLFSLGYMDDDKAKARFFGGLSIFMFSMLGIVLADNLAMIFIFWELVGFSSYMLIAHYCDTDEAAAASKKAFIVNRIGDFGFLLGIVWCFWQFGTLELEEISAAVGLDPSLVSTGMGLLLICGFLGKSAQFPLHVWLPDAMAGPTPISALIHAATMVAAGIFLLVRIDFLLTPFVLEWIAWTGAAMAFFAGLVALGQDDIKKILAYSTLSQLGYMAAAVGIGLPGLALFHLTTHAFFKALLFLCSGSIIHACHHEQDIFKMGGLFRRMPLTSLTFLAGMLALMGANYTAGYWSKEAIMTASLALDAPIFWFLIGGAVLTALYMGRLFLIAFFGKPRSDHVEKAKESGPVMVLPLLVLAVLALVGGFYTYWPELLSASFFSEVNEVYTGEEFHSAHKTLMVWGTVAWVSGLVVAFLVYGFGSDHDRLNARLPNVVAVFRRRLFIDDLYDFYVIKIQQRVADIIGFLDLFLISGVVVRGAAGIAGLIGVFTRSLHVGSVHGYVYWFLLGVVLFWGFSLGWF; encoded by the coding sequence ATGACGATTTCTCATCTCATGGTTTTCATTCTGATTACGCCGCTTTTGTCGGCGGGATTAATCGCTCTTTTCTTTCGTGATCGAGGTGGCATTGCTTCTTACCTTTCCGTGGCGGCCAGTGGTTTGGTCCTCATTTTTTCAGCTCTGGTCTTGCTCGATGCGCCAGTAAATTCAGATCCGGTTGGGATAGAGTGGCTCTCTCTCGGAGGTTTTACCGTATCGATGGGTTTTCTCTTCGATGAGCATACGGCATTACTACTTTTCGTAGTCTCGTTTGTTGGGTTTTGGATTCATCTATTCAGCCTCGGTTACATGGATGACGACAAGGCGAAGGCACGGTTCTTTGGTGGTTTGTCGATTTTTATGTTCTCAATGCTGGGGATCGTCTTGGCAGACAATCTGGCGATGATCTTCATCTTTTGGGAGCTGGTTGGCTTTAGCTCCTACATGCTCATCGCGCACTACTGCGATACGGATGAGGCGGCGGCGGCTTCAAAGAAAGCGTTTATCGTAAATCGGATTGGAGATTTTGGTTTTCTTCTCGGTATCGTCTGGTGCTTTTGGCAATTCGGGACCCTTGAACTCGAGGAGATATCGGCAGCGGTTGGGTTGGATCCATCTCTGGTAAGCACGGGCATGGGGTTGCTATTGATTTGCGGCTTTCTTGGTAAATCAGCTCAATTCCCCCTCCACGTCTGGCTGCCGGACGCGATGGCTGGTCCGACGCCAATCTCTGCTTTGATTCATGCTGCGACAATGGTCGCGGCAGGGATTTTCCTTCTGGTTCGGATTGATTTTCTCCTCACCCCTTTCGTTTTGGAGTGGATCGCCTGGACGGGTGCTGCGATGGCTTTTTTTGCGGGACTGGTTGCCTTGGGTCAGGACGACATCAAGAAGATCCTCGCGTATTCTACTTTGTCCCAACTCGGTTACATGGCGGCCGCGGTTGGAATTGGTTTACCGGGCCTCGCATTGTTTCACCTAACGACGCACGCTTTTTTCAAGGCCCTCCTCTTTCTCTGTTCCGGTTCGATTATTCATGCCTGCCACCACGAGCAGGATATCTTTAAAATGGGTGGCCTTTTTCGGAGGATGCCGCTGACTTCGCTGACTTTTCTGGCGGGTATGCTAGCCCTTATGGGAGCGAATTACACTGCAGGATATTGGAGCAAGGAGGCTATCATGACTGCTTCTCTTGCTCTGGACGCCCCGATTTTCTGGTTTTTGATTGGAGGCGCGGTGTTGACGGCACTTTACATGGGCCGACTGTTCCTCATTGCCTTTTTTGGAAAGCCCAGATCTGACCACGTTGAAAAGGCAAAAGAAAGTGGACCTGTTATGGTGTTACCGTTGTTGGTCTTGGCGGTCCTTGCGCTTGTAGGAGGCTTCTATACCTACTGGCCTGAGTTGCTCTCCGCTTCGTTCTTCTCCGAGGTGAACGAGGTCTACACAGGGGAAGAATTCCACTCGGCTCACAAGACCCTGATGGTTTGGGGAACTGTCGCTTGGGTTTCCGGTCTGGTGGTCGCATTTTTAGTTTATGGATTTGGAAGTGACCATGATCGTCTAAACGCGAGGCTGCCAAATGTGGTCGCTGTGTTTCGACGCAGACTTTTTATCGACGACTTGTATGATTTCTATGTCATCAAGATCCAACAGCGGGTTGCTGACATCATTGGTTTCCTCGATCTCTTTTTGATCTCGGGGGTAGTTGTGCGCGGTGCTGCAGGAATTGCTGGGTTGATTGGTGTTTTCACGAGAAGCCTGCATGTGGGGAGTGTTCATGGATACGTTTACTGGTTTCTCCTCGGGGTCGTTCTCTTTTGGGGATTCTCACTTGGCTGGTTTTGA
- a CDS encoding NADH-quinone oxidoreductase subunit J, whose amino-acid sequence MSFPRNGFLTRWSAVDALFIVFAVLTVLPAFLMVVARNPVNGAIFMIISFVGMAALLVLLEAFFLAILQVLVYAGAIMVLFLFIIMLLDMDEVEKLRPKTVTALASVVGLALIVLGVVYLLRADGLSDQTFAALQDAPDFPSAEQPMEFAIKTKAYGFGLFTKYMLPFQMVGVLLLIAMIGVIVLSKKRDQSVAVEST is encoded by the coding sequence TTGTCTTTTCCCCGTAACGGGTTTCTTACACGTTGGTCGGCTGTGGACGCTCTTTTTATAGTCTTTGCAGTTTTGACGGTGCTGCCCGCTTTCTTGATGGTGGTCGCCCGGAATCCTGTGAACGGGGCGATCTTTATGATCATTTCCTTCGTAGGAATGGCAGCGCTTTTGGTTCTCCTTGAGGCGTTTTTCTTGGCGATCCTCCAGGTCCTCGTCTACGCGGGAGCAATTATGGTTCTTTTCCTTTTCATCATCATGTTGTTGGACATGGATGAGGTTGAAAAACTTCGACCCAAGACGGTCACTGCCCTCGCAAGCGTAGTCGGTTTGGCCCTGATCGTTTTGGGAGTGGTATACCTTTTGCGTGCAGACGGCCTATCCGACCAGACCTTTGCGGCCCTACAAGATGCACCGGATTTTCCTTCAGCGGAACAACCTATGGAGTTTGCGATCAAGACAAAAGCCTACGGATTTGGGCTCTTCACCAAGTATATGCTTCCATTCCAAATGGTCGGAGTCCTTCTATTGATCGCAATGATCGGAGTGATCGTCCTGAGCAAGAAGCGGGATCAATCGGTCGCTGTAGAGTCTACCTAA
- a CDS encoding NADH-quinone oxidoreductase subunit N — protein sequence MSLEAYRQFAETNVWSMLLPEIYLVALALVLLVFEMIFRKQDLLLVIRVGLWGQVLLLVLMGLSYLEGFPSEKAEAFAGLIVQTPVSELMRVFFVTSSILVSYLATTYLKRQDLPRTEFLTITILITVGLMILVQSGQFLLFFVALETVTVGFYVLVAYCRRSPFSLEAGLKYLVLGALSSAILLFGIVLLYGVAGSPALPGRVEDPFNFLALGSFITMNPGHPMVLVGASLVLAGVAFKVGAFPFQIWIPDVYHGAPTPVTAFLAVASKAAGVFVLFLLVTGPFAALDRFLVPLLSTVAVLTILFGNLTALPQRNVKRLMGLSGIAHAGYLLVGIVAAMTVDWAIYAIIFYLITYLLASFAVFGVMVHLSNDDDADQELDHYEDLSRRQPFLAGVLTIGLSSLAGIPPLGGFIGKLLIFLAAFQAGLYGLLVVSVIGVVISIYYYFGWIREAVFRVWRSPEGDGSLSRPESAPISVPTLDSVTLGGISALSIAIGLFPALVELLMVL from the coding sequence ATGAGTCTGGAGGCATACCGTCAGTTTGCCGAGACCAACGTTTGGTCTATGCTTCTTCCCGAGATCTACCTAGTAGCGCTAGCGCTGGTTCTTCTTGTTTTCGAGATGATCTTCCGCAAGCAGGATCTTCTACTTGTTATCCGAGTCGGGTTGTGGGGCCAGGTTTTACTTCTGGTTTTGATGGGACTGAGTTACCTGGAAGGATTTCCATCTGAGAAAGCCGAAGCGTTTGCAGGACTGATTGTACAGACTCCGGTTTCGGAACTGATGCGAGTCTTCTTCGTGACGTCTTCTATTTTGGTCAGTTATCTGGCAACCACTTATCTCAAACGTCAGGATCTTCCACGGACCGAGTTTCTTACAATTACCATACTCATTACGGTGGGCTTGATGATTCTCGTCCAGAGTGGGCAGTTTCTCCTGTTTTTTGTGGCACTCGAAACGGTTACAGTCGGGTTTTACGTTCTTGTAGCTTATTGCCGAAGGAGCCCGTTTTCCTTGGAGGCGGGGCTGAAGTATCTGGTTCTCGGTGCACTGAGTTCGGCGATTCTCCTGTTTGGTATTGTTCTCCTTTACGGAGTTGCAGGTAGTCCCGCCTTGCCTGGAAGGGTAGAGGATCCTTTCAACTTCCTCGCACTTGGGTCCTTCATTACCATGAATCCAGGGCATCCAATGGTTCTGGTGGGGGCCTCACTCGTCTTGGCAGGAGTCGCCTTCAAGGTGGGGGCGTTTCCATTTCAGATATGGATACCGGATGTTTATCATGGTGCGCCTACACCGGTGACCGCATTCCTTGCAGTGGCCTCCAAGGCAGCAGGAGTATTCGTCCTCTTTCTTTTGGTCACAGGTCCATTCGCGGCACTCGATAGATTCCTGGTCCCACTTCTTTCAACGGTAGCTGTTTTGACGATATTGTTTGGAAATCTAACCGCGTTGCCGCAGCGAAATGTAAAGCGTTTGATGGGATTGTCTGGTATTGCCCACGCCGGCTATCTGTTGGTGGGCATTGTTGCCGCAATGACGGTAGACTGGGCGATCTACGCGATCATTTTCTATCTCATCACTTACCTTTTAGCCTCTTTTGCTGTTTTTGGTGTGATGGTCCATTTGTCTAACGATGATGATGCGGATCAGGAGCTCGACCATTACGAAGACCTGAGTCGACGTCAGCCGTTTCTCGCAGGGGTTCTCACCATCGGTCTGTCCAGCCTCGCGGGTATCCCACCGCTCGGAGGTTTTATCGGAAAACTTTTGATCTTTTTGGCAGCTTTTCAGGCCGGACTCTATGGCTTGTTGGTTGTCTCTGTGATCGGAGTGGTGATTTCTATCTACTATTACTTCGGATGGATTCGGGAAGCGGTGTTTCGTGTTTGGAGAAGTCCGGAAGGCGATGGATCTCTTTCCCGGCCGGAATCGGCGCCTATTTCGGTTCCGACTCTTGACTCAGTGACCCTCGGCGGAATCTCTGCACTTTCAATTGCAATTGGGCTGTTCCCCGCTCTTGTCGAACTATTGATGGTGCTGTGA
- a CDS encoding NADH-quinone oxidoreductase subunit M encodes MISEGTLLLLSLVIPLIGGFALLGFRNLSPSVVKFVALAGFTVPLLIALWLYFSFASSPVVDGYRFYSERDTGLGSFGIYLTLGLNGVSLPMFFLAGIVGLAAGIHALQSDADRRQLYLSLLLIMQGGLMGTFSSVDIFFFYFFHELALIPTFVMIGIWGGFGRRSAAIEMTIYLTLGALISLLGLIFLYQATGDTSFNLISIREYLLRNSLSEVLENNIFGLLLFGFGILVSLFPFHSWAPRGYAAAPTAAAMLHAGVLKKFGLYGLIQIAFPLLPSGAENWGPLLVWLALGNVILIGIITMAQRDLKQMVGYSSVMHMGYCFLGLVTFDVIGVGGAVILMFGHGLSVALLFVLSTAVFHRTQTYDMKEMGGLASRTPILAGMFVAVSFASIGLPGFANFWGEFAIFVSLWHFNPWVLVGAATGIVISAIYGLRAVAWIFFGEPSKTLQEYWKENKPFDLRLGERLTATLLFVGLAVVGFYPKIFSDFVDADLSKMYRTDIPGSGSIIQEELVGRDQRIENVGFRTDPLPLVSAYEEEVK; translated from the coding sequence ATGATTTCTGAAGGCACTCTTCTCCTCCTTTCTTTGGTGATTCCGCTTATCGGCGGCTTCGCTTTATTGGGTTTCCGGAATCTCTCACCTTCCGTTGTGAAGTTCGTGGCACTAGCCGGATTTACGGTCCCGCTTTTGATCGCTCTCTGGTTGTATTTTTCGTTTGCCTCTTCGCCAGTGGTGGACGGCTATCGATTCTACTCGGAGCGGGATACTGGTCTGGGCAGTTTTGGCATCTACCTCACTCTTGGGTTAAACGGTGTATCGCTGCCGATGTTTTTTCTCGCTGGAATCGTTGGGCTTGCAGCGGGAATTCACGCTCTTCAGTCGGACGCGGACCGGCGCCAGTTGTACTTGAGCCTTCTTCTCATCATGCAGGGGGGATTGATGGGAACTTTTTCATCGGTCGATATCTTCTTTTTCTACTTTTTCCATGAGTTGGCCCTCATACCGACCTTTGTGATGATCGGAATCTGGGGAGGTTTTGGTCGGAGATCGGCAGCAATTGAGATGACCATTTATCTAACGCTCGGAGCCTTGATCTCTCTTCTTGGCTTAATCTTTCTCTACCAGGCGACTGGGGATACAAGCTTCAATCTGATCTCTATTCGTGAGTACTTGCTACGGAATTCATTAAGCGAAGTCTTGGAAAACAATATCTTTGGGCTTCTCCTCTTTGGTTTCGGAATTCTGGTTTCTCTTTTTCCATTCCACAGTTGGGCTCCCCGCGGGTATGCAGCTGCCCCTACTGCAGCGGCTATGCTCCATGCAGGAGTACTGAAGAAGTTCGGGCTCTATGGTCTGATTCAGATTGCCTTTCCCTTGCTTCCGTCGGGAGCTGAAAACTGGGGACCGCTGTTGGTCTGGCTGGCACTGGGTAATGTCATCTTGATCGGCATCATTACGATGGCGCAGCGCGATCTAAAACAGATGGTGGGATATAGCTCGGTCATGCATATGGGATACTGCTTTCTTGGGTTGGTCACCTTCGATGTAATTGGTGTGGGCGGAGCAGTGATTCTGATGTTCGGGCATGGTCTTTCAGTCGCCTTACTCTTTGTGCTTTCTACCGCGGTGTTTCACCGGACCCAGACTTACGACATGAAAGAGATGGGGGGGCTGGCTTCCCGCACTCCGATTCTGGCTGGTATGTTTGTTGCGGTATCGTTTGCGAGTATTGGTCTACCTGGGTTTGCCAACTTTTGGGGGGAGTTCGCGATCTTCGTTTCGCTCTGGCACTTCAACCCTTGGGTGTTAGTGGGTGCGGCTACGGGTATTGTCATCTCTGCGATCTATGGTTTGCGGGCAGTGGCGTGGATTTTTTTCGGGGAACCGTCAAAGACTCTGCAAGAGTATTGGAAGGAGAACAAACCGTTCGACCTTCGTCTTGGCGAACGGCTGACAGCTACTCTTCTATTTGTGGGTCTGGCAGTTGTCGGATTCTACCCAAAAATCTTTTCGGATTTTGTAGATGCAGATCTGTCCAAGATGTATCGAACGGATATCCCGGGATCTGGGAGTATCATCCAGGAGGAGTTGGTCGGGAGAGATCAGAGAATCGAGAACGTTGGATTTAGAACAGATCCCCTCCCATTGGTTTCCGCTTACGAGGAGGAGGTAAAATGA
- a CDS encoding NADH-quinone oxidoreductase subunit I: MAETKIVERKPLSLSERTYLPQIASGLKTTVSHIFKPSVTLQYPEERPPIPEGYRGVPTLVKDPNGREKCVSCQLCEFVCPPRAIRITPGEIVEGDEHEHVEKAPQEFEINMLRCIYCGLCQEVCPEEAIFLQDVYSLSGYSREELVNNKEKLYELGGTLPDEHFKWDKKKAAEEAALAGSHH, from the coding sequence ATGGCCGAAACCAAAATAGTTGAGCGTAAACCGCTGAGTCTGTCGGAAAGGACTTACCTTCCTCAAATTGCCTCAGGATTGAAGACTACGGTATCGCATATTTTTAAACCGTCGGTCACTTTGCAGTATCCGGAAGAACGCCCTCCGATTCCTGAGGGTTACAGAGGAGTTCCGACACTTGTGAAAGACCCAAATGGGCGAGAGAAGTGTGTATCCTGCCAGCTCTGTGAGTTTGTCTGTCCGCCCCGCGCTATTCGGATCACACCGGGTGAAATCGTTGAGGGAGACGAGCATGAGCATGTGGAGAAGGCACCTCAGGAGTTTGAGATCAATATGCTGCGATGTATCTACTGCGGCCTTTGCCAAGAGGTCTGTCCTGAAGAGGCGATCTTCTTGCAGGACGTGTACTCTCTTTCTGGCTATTCACGTGAGGAACTTGTGAATAATAAGGAGAAACTGTACGAGCTTGGGGGCACTCTTCCAGACGAACACTTCAAGTGGGATAAGAAAAAAGCTGCTGAAGAGGCGGCTCTGGCGGGTAGCCATCACTGA
- a CDS encoding complex I subunit 1 family protein, with protein MEISSLLLKVVFAVVMIVVVMTLAGYSVLIERKVSSWVQGRVGPNRTAIPWIHAIPVLGPFLTKLGIFQPLADGLKFLFKEEITPGHVNKVYYYLAPVIALVPALTTMVVIPFGQYTHPDTGVTHSLMLAPLDIGILFIFAVSSLGVYGVVLAGWSSNSKYSFLGSIRSSAQMISYELSMGLSVFPLLLWLNAPGVEGGLGLTAIVNYQENVWFIFIQPLSALLFLVAIFAETNRLPFDMAESETDLVGGFHTEYGCFKFGIFFVAEYAHIVIGSAVFALLFLGGWHFLPGIADPWPAGWLGAVLSTVWFLIKILALIVFFVLIRWTIPRFRYDQVMQLGWKVLLPLAIGNLILNAAILAFIDSP; from the coding sequence ATGGAAATATCTTCTCTCCTTCTAAAAGTCGTTTTTGCCGTCGTGATGATTGTGGTGGTGATGACGCTTGCCGGTTACTCGGTTCTTATTGAGAGGAAAGTCTCGAGCTGGGTTCAGGGGCGGGTGGGTCCCAACCGAACCGCTATTCCTTGGATCCATGCCATTCCGGTTCTCGGTCCATTTCTCACCAAGCTGGGGATCTTCCAACCGCTCGCCGATGGCCTGAAGTTTCTCTTCAAGGAGGAAATTACACCGGGGCACGTCAATAAGGTCTACTATTACCTCGCACCAGTAATCGCATTGGTGCCTGCGTTGACGACCATGGTGGTCATTCCTTTCGGGCAGTATACTCACCCCGATACGGGGGTGACCCACTCCTTGATGCTGGCTCCGCTTGATATCGGCATCCTTTTCATTTTTGCGGTTTCGTCCCTGGGAGTTTATGGAGTAGTGCTTGCTGGTTGGTCCTCCAATAGTAAGTATTCATTCCTTGGATCGATTCGGAGCTCTGCGCAGATGATCTCGTATGAGCTCTCGATGGGGCTTTCTGTATTTCCGCTTCTCCTTTGGTTGAACGCTCCTGGGGTTGAGGGAGGTCTTGGACTGACGGCTATTGTGAACTACCAGGAAAATGTCTGGTTTATTTTCATTCAGCCCCTGAGTGCTCTACTTTTCCTAGTTGCGATCTTTGCTGAAACCAACCGACTCCCATTTGATATGGCAGAATCGGAGACGGACTTGGTGGGAGGCTTCCACACGGAATATGGGTGCTTTAAGTTCGGAATCTTTTTCGTGGCGGAGTATGCCCATATCGTCATTGGGTCCGCCGTTTTTGCCCTTCTTTTCTTGGGAGGATGGCATTTCCTTCCGGGGATCGCTGACCCATGGCCGGCAGGATGGCTGGGTGCCGTGTTGTCGACGGTTTGGTTTCTGATCAAGATCCTGGCCCTCATTGTATTTTTCGTTCTGATCCGATGGACCATCCCGCGGTTTCGATATGATCAGGTGATGCAGCTCGGATGGAAAGTCCTTCTTCCATTGGCGATTGGAAACTTAATCCTGAACGCGGCGATTCTCGCGTTTATTGATTCACCGTAG